A stretch of Porites lutea chromosome 5, jaPorLute2.1, whole genome shotgun sequence DNA encodes these proteins:
- the LOC140938965 gene encoding sodium/potassium/calcium exchanger 2-like encodes MVVKFERSVLWQRLRRRTNNPYVFLLTSVLLCSLVLHVLVLDVDDTSHSLSSDESLFRHRTLLAEDSRKKGEYPNNHFTLKQMRQGAVILYIVGMCYMFLALSIACDEFFIPALVIITEKLNISEDVAGATFMAAGGSMPELCTSFIGVFAAPDSNVGFGTIVGSAVFNVLFVIGMCAVFSKEVLHLTWWPLFRDCMFYSAALIILIGFFVDSAIEWWESLVLILTYIMYVTFMKYNHNVERWVKRMLKSNKVSAIHSKGRHKGNEDAHLEKAVESLCTSSKANNGLPCFRHGVLQLVIHSMDPLGEASIAVKVNRLKRLKCLNVKVGMETDSAAGSQSVVNNGATDEHHQQFHLSVINSSAGNDASISSIQKNGNLSTDNETSKTDLYTQEGDSTSRKSSVVNGELPHVHIFSSENMVNRPSQSPVPGMVEQSNNGYSTSAESRDSQSTVLQHSSNHQLVEIEDAREACVDDDSEPIDLSWPSGWKDRLAYLIRAPIMFCMYYTAQDIKRPEKRPWYPWTFICSMLWIVGFSYLMVWFATEVGYTLGISTEVMGLTFLAAGTSIPDLITSVLVARKGFGDMAVSSSIGSNMFDVTIGLPLPWLIRSAIDLGAAVTVSSSGLFCSVFLLFIMLIAVVITIAVNKWKMSRLLGGIMFLFYVIFLVISLLLQEDIIKCPEL; translated from the exons ATGGTGGTGAAGTTTGAACGGTCAGTTCTGTGGCAACGGCTCCGCCGGCGAACGAACAATCCTTATGTTTTCTTGTTGACATCCGTGTTGTTGTGCAGTCTCGTGCTGCATGTTCTTGTTCTGGACGTTGACGACACATCGCATTCGTTAAGCAGCGACGAAAGTTTATTCAGACATCGAACTTTGCTGGCTGAGGATTCTAGGAAAAAGGGTGAATACCCGAATAATCATTTTACTTTAAAGCAGATGCGCCAAGGTGCTGTAATTTTGTACATCGTAGGGATGTGTTATATGTTTTTAGCGCTGTCGATTGCGTGCGACGAATTCTTCATTCCTGCGCTTGTCATAATCACGGAGAAACTAAACATTTCAGAAGATGTGGCTGGTGCTACTTTTATGGCTGCTGGTGGAAGTATGCCCGAGCTTTGTACTTCGTTTATTGGGGTATTTGCGGCTCCCGATTCGAACGTCGGATTTGGAACGATAGTGGGTTCTGCTGTGTTCAATGTTTTGTTTGTCATTGGCATGTGCGCCGTGTTCTCGAAGGAGGTCTTGCATCTAACTTGGTGGCCTTTATTTCGCGACTGTATGTTCTACAGCGCGGCTCTGATAATTCTTATTGGATTCTTTGTAGATAGTGCTATTGAGTGGTGGGAATCGCTCGTATTAATCCTCACATATATTATGTACGTTACGTTTATGAAGTACAACCACAACGTTGAGAGATGGGTTAAACGTATGCTTAAATCTAACAAAGTGAGCGCAATACACTCGAAAGGAAGACATAAAGGCAACGAAGATGCTCATCTTGAG AAAGCAGTGGAAAGTCTTTGTACTTCATCCAAAGCAAACAATGGCCTTCCCTGCTTCCGTCATGGAGTACTCCAACTTGTAATTCACAGCATGGATCCTTTAGGAGAGG CATCTATTGCAGTGAAAGTGAACAggttaaaaagattgaaatgcCTTAATGTTAAAGTTGGGATGGAAACAGACTCAGCAGCTGGAAGCCAGAGTGTGGTTAACAATGGTGCAACTGATGAACACCACCAACAGTTTCATTTATCAGTAATAAATAGTTCTGCAGGGAATGACGCTTCCATTTCATCAATTCAGAAAAACGGTAACTTGAGTACTGACAATGAAACCTCAAAGACAGATTTGTATACTCAAGAAGGAGACAGTACGTCTAGAAAATCTAGTGTAGTAAATGGAGAACTGCCTCATGTGCACATATTTTCTAGTGAAAATATGGTTAACAGACCAAGTCAATCACCTGTGCCAGGAATGGTGGAACAAAGTAATAATGGTTATAGTACTTCTGCGGAGTCACGCGACTCTCAATCTACGGTGTTACAACATTCTTCAAATCATCAGTTAGTAGAAATTGAGGATGCGAGAGAAGCTTGT GTGGATGATGACAGTGAGCCTATTGACTTGAGTTGGCCTTCTGGATGGAAAGACAGACTTGCTTACTTAATCAGGGCACCTATAATGTTTTGCATGTATTACACAGCACAGGACATCAAAAGACCT GAAAAGAGACCCTGGTATCCTTGGACATTTATTTGTTCAATGTTATGGATAGTGGGTTTTTCATATTTAATGGTTTGGTTTGCCACTGAGGTTGGTTACACTCTTGGTATATCTACAGAG GTCATGGGTCTTACTTTCCTTGCCGCTGGGACTAGCATTCCAGATCTCATTACTAGCGTTCTTGTGGCCAGGAAAGGCTTTGGTGACATGGCAGTGTCCAGTTCAATTGGAAGCAACATGTTTGATGTAACAATAGG GCTGCCTCTCCCATGGTTGATTCGCAGTGCAATAGATCTTGGTGCCGCTGTGACTGTCAGTAGCTCTGGGCTCTTTTGTTCTGTCTTCTTGCTTTTCATAATGTTAATTGCAGTAGTTATCACGATTGCTGTTAACAAATGGAAGATGTCCAGGCTACTTGGTGGAATTATGTTCCTGTTCTATGTTATTTTTCTTGTCATCTCATTGTTGTTGCAAGAGGATATCATCAAGTGTCCAGAGCTGTAG